The sequence GAATGGCGTCACTCATGGTCTCACGTGCGCTCGCGATCGCCTCTTCCCGCGCAGCCTCGAGATCGGCCAGTTCGCTGCCTTCATAGTCTCGTACGACCACGTCGCCGCGCGCGATATTGAAGAAGAACATCGGCATATAAAACACTTTCTGTCCGGTAACGTTTGGTCGGGAAGCCAAGTTCCTGTGTGGAAGCGCCACCTCGCTAGCTGAGAACGGCACTGCCATTTCCGTGACGAAAATCCGTAATCAGACGCTTGTATTCTCTTTCCGGTACGCCGTAGCAGCCGCCGGCGACCTCGATTAAGCCTTCGCGATCACGAATATGTACGTTGCTCCGCGTCGACTTTATCAGGAGCAATCCTTCCAGCTTGTGAAGCTCGTCAGTCACCCCTGAGCGCCTGACGCCGAGCATCAGCGCTAAGAATTTGTGGGTAAGATAAAGATCGTTCCCTTCGCTTCGGTCATGGCACATGAGCAGCCAGCGTGCGAGACGGGCAATGACACCATACCGTCCAGCAGCTAAGGCGGAGTGCTCGACCTGGATCTCGAAGGCCTGGATATAGCGAA comes from Rhodoligotrophos appendicifer and encodes:
- a CDS encoding Crp/Fnr family transcriptional regulator, whose translation is MARLMPHLEPVELKLRDVLVPTDTLIAYVYFLESGIGSIVASSPDGQEIEVGHVGWEGMSGRSVVLGVNRTPNRTFMQVAGHGFRLKSSELAVAMEESPSLRALMFRYIQAFEIQVEHSALAAGRYGVIARLARWLLMCHDRSEGNDLYLTHKFLALMLGVRRSGVTDELHKLEGLLLIKSTRSNVHIRDREGLIEVAGGCYGVPEREYKRLITDFRHGNGSAVLS
- a CDS encoding DUF6894 family protein, translated to MPMFFFNIARGDVVVRDYEGSELADLEAAREEAIASARETMSDAIRQGKDVSSRAFEIFDEEGKFLLKVPFHEAVVEAE